In one window of Cydia fagiglandana chromosome 1, ilCydFagi1.1, whole genome shotgun sequence DNA:
- the LOC134678149 gene encoding exportin-1, with protein MTTLEQQASKLLDFNQKLDITLLDNIVGCLYSTVGEQQRIAQDILTTLKEHPDAWTRVDTILEFSQNQETKYYALQILEQVIQTRWKVLPRNQCEGIKKYIVGLIIKNSSDPITMESNKVFLKKLNLILIQVLKREWPHNWETFISDIVGASKTNESLCQNNMVILKLLSEEVFVFSTGQLTQTKTKHLKDTMCSEFSQIFQLCQFVLENSQNAPLVEATLHTLLRFLNWIPLGYIFEMKLISTLIFKFLSVPLFRNVTLSCLTEIAGVTVSNYEDQFVALLVQTMDQLEGMLPLTTNIRDAYATGRDQEQVFIQNLALFLCTYLKEHCQLIERRGLTNTLMNALRYLVLISEVEEVEIFKICLEFWNSLAADLYKIAPCSQSSNLVLGKSMGRKALYADVLSSVRYIMISRMAKPEEVLVVENENGEVVREFMKDTDSINLYKNMRETLVYLTHLDYQDTERIMTEKLQAQVHGSEWSWKNLNTLCWAIGSTSGAMMEEDEKRFLVVVIKELLGLCEQKKGKDNKAIIASNIMYVVGQYPRFLRAHWKFLKTVVNKLFEFMHETHDGVQDMACDTFIKIALKCRRHFVTTQVGEACPFIEEILSTISSIICDLQTLQVHTFYEAVGYMISAQVDQVAQEQLIEKYMSLPNQVWDDIISQASHNVDILKDPEAVKQLVSILKTNVRACRALGHPYVVQLGRIYLDMLNVYKVMSENISQAIALNGVAVTKQPLIKNMRIIKKETLKLISGWVSRSTDNSMVLENFIPPLLDAVLLDYQRTAVPDAREPEVLSCMAAIVYKLGGHITSEVPKIFDAVFECTLEMINKDFEEYPDHRTEFFLLLQAVNTNCFKAFLSIPPAQFKLVLDSIIWAFKHTMRNVADTGLQILHRLLQNVEQHPQAAQSFYQTYLCDILEHVFSVVTDTSHGAGLTMHATILAYIFSLVEAGRVTVPLGPTPDNVLYIQDYVANLLKTAFSHLTDNQIKITVQGLFNLDQDIPAFKDHLRDFLVQIREYTGEDDSDLYLEERLFALRQAQEEKRRVQLSVPGMLNPHELPEEMQD; from the coding sequence ATGACAACTTTAGAGCAACAAGCTTCCAAACTTTTGGATTTTAACCAAAAGTTAGACATTACTTTACTGGATAATATTGTGGGATGCCTCTACTCGACCGTAGGAGAGCAGCAACGCATCGCGCAAGACATTCTTACCACACTTAAAGAACACCCCGATGCCTGGACTCGGGTTGATACAATTCTGGAATTCTCACAGAATCAGGAAACAAAGTACTATGCTTTACAAATATTAGAACAAGTGATACAGACGAGATGGAAAGTTCTCCCGAGAAATCAATGTGAAGGAATAAAAAAGTACATTGTGGGTCTCATCATAAAGAACTCATCCGATCCTATCACTATGGAAAGCAACAAAGTATTTTTGAAGAAGCTTAATTTGATTCTGATTCAAGTTTTGAAAAGAGAATGGCCTCACAACTGGGAAACATTCATTAGTGATATTGTGGGTGCCTCGAAGACCAACGAAAGCCTTTGCCAAAACAACATGGTGATCCTCAAGCTCTTAAGTGAGGAAGTTTTTGTGTTCAGTACCGGCCAGCTCACTCAAACCAAAACAAAACATCTGAAAGATACCATGTGTTCTGAATTTAGCCAAATATTCCAACTCTGTCAATTTGTACTTGAGAATTCACAAAATGCCCCACTTGTGGAAGCTACGCTTCACACTCTATTAAGATTTTTGAATTGGATCCCATTAGGctatatttttgagatgaaaCTCATAAGCACACTAATATTTAAGTTCCTCAGTGTGCCGCTGTTCAGAAATGTGACTCTGAGTTGCTTGACTGAGATCGCAGGTGTGACTGTTAGCAACTACGAAGATCAGTTTGTTGCCCTTTTAGTGCAGACTATGGACCAGCTGGAGGGGATGCTGCCACTCACCACTAACATCCGTGATGCATATGCTACTGGACGTGACCAAGAACAAGTGTTCATACAAAATCTTGCACTGTTCCTTTGTACCTACTTGAAGGAGCATTGTCAACTTATTGAAAGAAGAGGATTGACCAATACGTTGATGAATGCATTGCGCTATCTTGTGTTGATTTCAGAAGTGGAAGAAGTAGAAATTTTCAAGATCTGTCTGGAATTTTGGAATTCTTTAGCTGCTGATTTGTACAAAATTGCCCCTTGTTCTCAATCATCAAATCTAGTTCTGGGCAAAAGTATGGGCAGGAAAGCTCTCTATGCTGATGTACTGAGCAGCGTGCGCTACATCATGATCTCGAGGATGGCCAAGCCTGAGGAGGTGCTAGTGGTTGAGAATGAAAATGGTGAAGTAGTGCGGGAATTTATGAAGGATACAGATTCTatcaatttatataaaaatatgagaGAAACACTAGTGTACCTTACCCATTTGGACTACCAAGATACAGAACGGATTATGACAGAGAAATTGCAGGCTCAAGTGCATGGCTCTGAGTGGTCTTGGAAGAACCTGAATACATTGTGCTGGGCCATTGGCTCCACATCTGGTGCAATGATGGAAGAGGATGAGAAGCGGTTTTTGGTAGTGgtgattaaagaattattgggtTTGTGCGAGCAGAAAAAGGGCAAAGACAATAAGGCTATAATTGCTAGCAACATCATGTATGTTGTGGGACAGTACCCGCGCTTCCTCAGGGCTCACTGGAAGTTCCTGAAAACTGTTGTAAATAAACTTTTTGAATTCATGCACGAAACTCACGACGGCGTACAGGATATGGCTTGTGATACGTTTATTAAAATTGCGTTGAAATGTCGGCGCCACTTTGTCACCACACAGGTTGGCGAAGCATGCCCATTTATTGAGGAGATTTTGAGCACTATCAGTTCCATCATCTGTGACTTGCAAACTCTTCAAGTTCACACTTTCTATGAGGCTGTCGGATACATGATTAGCGCACAAGTGGACCAAGTTGCCCAGGAGCAATTGATTGAAAAGTACATGTCTCTGCCCAACCAGGTGTGGGATGATATAATTTCGCAGGCATCCCATAATGTGGATATTTTGAAAGACCCTGAGGCTGTCAAACAGTTGGTCAGCATCCTTAAAACGAACGTGCGCGCATGTCGCGCTCTCGGGCATCCATATGTCGTGCAACTCGGCCGAATATATCTTGACATGCTGAACGTCTACAAAGTTATGTCGGAAAACATAAGTCAAGCGATTGCACTGAATGGTGTCGCCGTCACGAAGCAGCCTCTTATTAAAAACATGAGAATTATCAAAAAGGAAACACTGAAGCTCATCTCTGGCTGGGTTTCACGCTCCACGGACAATAGCATGGTACTGGAGAACTTCATTCCGCCCCTTCTAGACGCCGTTCTACTAGACTACCAGAGAACCGCAGTTCCCGACGCGAGAGAACCCGAAGTATTATCGTGCATGGCAGCCATAGTGTATAAGCTGGGAGGCCACATCACATCAGAGGTTCCGAAAATATTTGACGCAGTTTTCGAATGCACCTTGGAGATGATAAACAAGGACTTCGAGGAATACCCGGATCACCGGACAGAGTTCTTCTTGCTGCTACAGGCTGTGAACACAAACTGTTTCAAGGCATTCCTGAGTATACCGCCGGCGCAGTTCAAACTAGTATTGGATTCTATTATATGGGCGTTCAAGCACACGATGCGTAACGTGGCCGACACGGGGCTGCAGATCCTGCACCGGCTGCTGCAGAACGTGGAGCAGCACCCGCAGGCGGCGCAGAGCTTCTACCAGACGTACCTGTGCGACATCCTGGAGCACGTGTTCAGCGTGGTGACGGACACGTCGCACGGCGCGGGCCTCACCATGCACGCGACCATCCTGGCGTACATCTTCTCGCTGGTGGAGGCGGGCCGCGTCACGGTGCCGCTCGGCCCGACGCCTGACAACGTCCTCTACATACAG